A window from Vibrio cortegadensis encodes these proteins:
- a CDS encoding head maturation protease, ClpP-related produces the protein MPKPQQSEPRKSWYTLNNEATDKPAQLYIHGEIGGWDIYAIDLVKALQQVGEKDLIMRVQSYGGSVYEGLAMFNAIKAHKGKTTGVVDGLAASIATYMLMACDEIHMPENSTFMIHNPSIGAWGEEDEIESALVQVKNAKMTVSNAYVERSGKPLEEVLGAMAQETWFTAQQALEWGLIDQVIDAVELTNNFTEFDSKEIAKFKNAPESLLNCITLGKPESHAELDTSTPTNAAPADNSQPESNQSEQVSDMPKPNEELINAVKAENKRQQAIRSLCNKHGVKGELVNQMLEDMSCTVEQASARILSNMNNDRESLQNLCNTLNLGEDLTNQVLSDPNFTMENASKSLMNILGQQSAEGGANGITPTQVHVGNGNHVKDELQNALNARAGVAELEKDNSFGHESLLNMARASLGANSRSAMTKDELVNRAFNSQDFGDIVTESIRTVMRDEREATTPLWRELANIESLPDFRETELTMVNDAPDLMNIGEDGEYKSAILKGSGERIQLATFGRGIQFTRQSIINDEIGLISKVPRKFMQAGYRLADKLMFNAILSGKMGDGKSVFQKNVQGDWGNLTDGIAAGDHEALIMALHKMFATTTTIPVDGKGTGDPLDLRGEILLANPDHASMFEAVLNTASKPDHYNPAYKKFKRVIETARANAINGAIGFTSKDFDTVLMGFLDGQQDPWLETGDGWSSDGAKFRITYDITSKVLDRRGINQALFAAAK, from the coding sequence ATGCCTAAACCGCAACAGAGTGAACCAAGAAAAAGTTGGTACACATTAAACAACGAAGCAACGGATAAACCCGCTCAACTCTATATTCATGGTGAGATTGGCGGCTGGGACATCTACGCTATTGATTTAGTTAAAGCGCTACAACAGGTCGGTGAAAAAGATCTGATTATGCGAGTGCAAAGCTATGGCGGTAGTGTTTATGAGGGCTTGGCGATGTTTAATGCCATCAAAGCTCATAAGGGAAAGACCACTGGTGTAGTTGATGGTTTGGCCGCATCCATCGCGACTTATATGTTAATGGCGTGCGATGAAATCCATATGCCTGAAAATTCTACGTTCATGATCCACAACCCGAGTATTGGCGCATGGGGTGAGGAAGATGAGATAGAGAGCGCATTAGTTCAAGTTAAAAACGCAAAGATGACGGTTTCTAACGCTTATGTTGAGCGTAGCGGAAAGCCACTTGAAGAAGTGCTCGGAGCAATGGCGCAAGAAACGTGGTTCACCGCACAACAAGCCCTTGAGTGGGGCTTGATTGATCAAGTTATTGATGCGGTTGAATTAACTAATAACTTTACTGAGTTTGACTCGAAAGAGATAGCTAAGTTTAAAAATGCACCTGAATCCCTTTTAAATTGCATCACGCTTGGTAAACCAGAGAGTCACGCTGAGCTTGATACAAGTACCCCAACGAATGCGGCACCTGCCGACAACTCTCAACCAGAATCAAACCAATCTGAACAGGTAAGCGACATGCCGAAACCAAACGAAGAACTTATTAATGCTGTAAAAGCAGAAAACAAACGCCAACAAGCCATTCGCAGCCTATGCAATAAGCATGGTGTGAAAGGTGAGTTAGTGAATCAAATGCTTGAAGATATGAGCTGCACGGTTGAACAGGCTTCAGCTCGTATTCTCAGTAATATGAATAATGACCGCGAGAGTCTGCAAAACCTTTGCAACACTCTGAACCTTGGCGAAGATCTGACGAACCAAGTGTTGAGCGACCCTAATTTTACAATGGAAAATGCATCAAAAAGCCTAATGAACATTCTCGGCCAACAAAGTGCTGAAGGTGGTGCAAATGGTATTACCCCAACGCAGGTTCATGTTGGCAATGGCAATCATGTTAAAGATGAACTGCAAAACGCTTTGAATGCGAGAGCTGGTGTCGCAGAGCTAGAGAAAGATAACTCGTTTGGGCATGAGTCATTATTGAACATGGCGCGAGCAAGTTTGGGTGCGAACTCTCGCAGTGCGATGACTAAAGACGAACTGGTGAACCGAGCGTTCAACTCTCAAGACTTTGGCGACATTGTCACAGAGAGTATCCGCACTGTTATGCGTGATGAGCGTGAAGCGACCACACCGTTATGGCGTGAACTCGCGAATATTGAAAGCTTGCCTGATTTCCGAGAAACAGAATTAACCATGGTGAATGATGCACCAGACTTGATGAATATCGGTGAAGACGGTGAATACAAGTCAGCCATCTTAAAAGGTAGCGGTGAACGTATTCAACTTGCGACCTTTGGCCGAGGGATCCAGTTTACTCGCCAATCCATTATTAACGATGAGATTGGTCTGATTTCGAAAGTGCCACGTAAGTTCATGCAAGCTGGTTACCGCTTAGCAGACAAGCTGATGTTCAACGCTATTCTTAGCGGGAAAATGGGCGATGGTAAATCGGTCTTCCAGAAGAACGTTCAGGGTGATTGGGGTAATTTAACCGATGGCATTGCTGCAGGTGATCATGAAGCGTTAATTATGGCGCTGCATAAGATGTTTGCGACCACTACGACGATCCCGGTCGATGGTAAAGGCACTGGTGACCCATTAGATTTACGTGGTGAAATTCTACTCGCGAATCCAGATCATGCTTCGATGTTTGAAGCGGTGCTTAACACGGCCAGTAAACCTGATCACTATAACCCTGCGTATAAGAAGTTTAAGCGAGTGATTGAAACCGCAAGAGCGAATGCCATTAATGGCGCTATCGGTTTTACTAGCAAAGATTTTGATACGGTTCTTATGGGCTTCTTAGATGGTCAACAAGACCCGTGGCTAGAAACGGGAGACGGTTGGAGTAGTGATGGCGCTAAATTCCGCATTACTTACGACATTACCTCTAAGGTTCTGGATCGTCGTGGTATTAACCAAGCATTGTTCGCTGCCGCTAAATAA